A genomic region of Erythrobacter sp. SCSIO 43205 contains the following coding sequences:
- the purB gene encoding adenylosuccinate lyase: protein MVPRYARPAMTALWEPEAKYRIWFEIEAHATQKLGEMGVVPASAGKALWDWWATNPKIDVEAIDAIEAVTKHDVIAFLTWVAEQVDAAGFTGEARFMHQGMTSSDVLDTTLAVQLARATDILLEDLDGLLAAIKMRAEEHKFTPTIGRSHGIHAEPVTFGLKLAQAYAEFDRCKTRLIAARKEIATCAVSGAVGTFANIDPQVEAYVAEQLGLEVEPISTQVIPRDRHAAYFATLAVIAGSIERLAVEVRHLQRTEVLEAEEFFSKGQKGSSAMPHKRNPILTENLTGQARMIRAYALPALENVALWHERDISHSSVERFIGPDATITLDFALARLTGVVEKLLVYPERMQSNMDAMGGLIHSQRVLLALTQAGVSREDAYRLVQRNAMKVWESGGKVMLLDLLKADDEVTAALSESELEEKFDLEYHFKHVDTIFARVFG, encoded by the coding sequence ATGGTCCCCCGTTACGCCCGCCCCGCTATGACCGCTCTTTGGGAGCCGGAAGCCAAATATCGCATCTGGTTCGAAATCGAAGCGCACGCGACGCAGAAGCTTGGCGAAATGGGCGTTGTGCCTGCCTCGGCTGGCAAGGCGCTATGGGATTGGTGGGCGACGAACCCTAAAATCGACGTTGAAGCCATCGACGCGATTGAAGCGGTGACAAAACACGATGTGATCGCGTTCCTTACTTGGGTCGCTGAGCAAGTCGATGCGGCTGGCTTCACCGGCGAAGCGCGTTTCATGCACCAAGGCATGACGAGCTCCGACGTGCTCGACACCACGCTTGCGGTGCAATTGGCGCGGGCGACCGATATTTTGCTAGAAGACTTGGATGGGCTTTTGGCGGCCATCAAAATGCGCGCCGAAGAGCATAAGTTCACTCCCACCATCGGGCGCAGCCACGGTATCCACGCAGAACCCGTGACCTTCGGCCTCAAACTCGCGCAGGCCTATGCCGAGTTTGACCGCTGCAAAACGCGCCTGATTGCCGCTCGCAAGGAAATCGCGACTTGCGCTGTTTCGGGTGCGGTCGGAACCTTCGCCAATATCGACCCTCAGGTTGAGGCTTACGTCGCTGAACAACTTGGCCTTGAGGTTGAACCGATCAGCACTCAGGTCATCCCGCGCGACCGTCACGCCGCATACTTCGCGACGCTTGCGGTGATCGCTGGCTCTATTGAACGCCTTGCGGTGGAAGTGCGGCACCTTCAGCGCACGGAAGTTCTCGAAGCGGAAGAGTTTTTCTCCAAGGGCCAGAAGGGTTCGAGCGCCATGCCGCATAAGCGCAACCCCATTCTGACGGAGAATCTGACCGGGCAAGCGCGCATGATCCGCGCTTACGCCCTGCCCGCGCTTGAGAACGTGGCGCTTTGGCATGAGCGCGATATTTCGCACTCCTCGGTGGAGCGTTTTATCGGACCCGATGCGACGATCACCCTCGATTTCGCGCTCGCACGCCTGACCGGGGTGGTCGAAAAGCTTCTCGTTTATCCTGAGCGGATGCAGTCGAACATGGATGCAATGGGCGGGCTCATTCATTCACAGCGTGTTCTGCTTGCTCTCACCCAAGCAGGGGTGAGCCGCGAGGATGCCTATCGTCTGGTGCAGCGCAACGCGATGAAGGTGTGGGAATCGGGTGGCAAAGTCATGCTTCTCGATCTGCTCAAAGCCGATGATGAAGTGACCGCTGCCCTTTCTGAAAGCGAACTCGAAGAGAAATTCGACCTCGAATATCACTTCAAACACGTGGACACGATCTTCGCGCGCGTTTTTGGATAA
- a CDS encoding LapA family protein: MRTIVWVVISIAIMLFSILNWNPVEITLWNGILVETKVPALVILAFLLGLFPMWLYHRSVKWGLQRRIRSLESSIKSAALARQRETPVDTTADKPVDAPVEKPAEPLSPVDEAREESKP, encoded by the coding sequence GTGCGCACTATTGTGTGGGTCGTGATTTCGATCGCGATCATGCTTTTCTCAATCCTCAACTGGAACCCGGTTGAGATCACTTTGTGGAACGGCATTCTGGTTGAAACGAAGGTTCCGGCTTTGGTGATCCTCGCCTTCCTGCTCGGCCTGTTCCCGATGTGGCTTTACCATCGCAGCGTCAAATGGGGGCTTCAGCGTCGTATTCGCAGCCTTGAAAGCTCGATCAAATCCGCAGCGCTCGCTCGTCAGCGTGAAACGCCTGTGGATACGACTGCGGACAAGCCTGTGGATGCACCTGTGGAAAAGCCGGCAGAACCCCTCTCCCCCGTCGATGAGGCACGAGAAGAGAGCAAGCCATGA
- the pyrF gene encoding orotidine-5'-phosphate decarboxylase: protein MSNPVYLALDVPQIEPAKALINKVKAHIGGVKLGLEFFCAHGGHGVHEIAHLGLPIFLDLKFHDIPNTVASAMMAIHVYEPKIVTIHASGGRAMMEDAKAAAAEGCKVVAVTTLTSMDETDLAATGVGGSAEDQVMRLAELAHSAGLDGIVCSGREVGKVHKQWKDGYFVVPGLRPAGSGAGDQKRVVTPRKARDDGASVLVIGRPISRADDPEAAARAIEATL from the coding sequence ATGAGCAATCCTGTCTATCTCGCGCTTGATGTGCCTCAGATTGAGCCTGCAAAAGCTCTCATCAACAAGGTGAAAGCGCATATTGGCGGCGTGAAGCTCGGCCTTGAATTCTTTTGCGCGCATGGCGGCCACGGTGTCCACGAAATCGCGCACTTGGGCTTGCCAATCTTTCTCGATTTGAAGTTTCACGACATCCCCAACACTGTCGCGTCTGCCATGATGGCGATCCATGTTTACGAGCCTAAAATCGTCACCATCCACGCAAGCGGCGGGCGCGCGATGATGGAGGATGCGAAGGCAGCAGCGGCGGAAGGGTGCAAGGTTGTCGCCGTCACCACGCTCACGAGCATGGATGAAACAGACCTTGCAGCAACAGGCGTTGGTGGCTCTGCTGAGGACCAGGTGATGCGCCTTGCCGAGCTTGCGCACTCAGCGGGACTCGACGGGATCGTGTGTTCGGGACGCGAAGTGGGCAAGGTCCACAAGCAATGGAAAGACGGCTATTTCGTTGTCCCCGGCCTTCGCCCCGCAGGGTCAGGTGCTGGCGATCAGAAACGCGTTGTCACCCCCCGCAAGGCGCGCGATGATGGGGCAAGCGTCCTCGTCATAGGCCGCCCGATCAGCCGCGCCGACGATCCAGAGGCCGCTGCCCGCGCGATTGAGGCGACGCTTTAG
- a CDS encoding phosphoribosylanthranilate isomerase — MPVRIKICGLSTPDTIAACAHAGASHIGFNFYPPSPRFVSAEQAAKLSEGVPATLQKVGVFVDADDAFLAQMVEAGKLDAIQLHGKETPARAAEVCARFDLPVWKVLSVENEEDIAQAAEYSDTADFLLFDAKTPKGSALPGGMGHSFDWNLLKAYHGPLQWGLAGGLTADNVAEAINATGAQLVDTSSGVESAPGIKDAAMIETFCKAALS; from the coding sequence ATGCCTGTTCGGATCAAAATCTGCGGCCTTTCGACGCCTGACACCATTGCCGCGTGCGCCCATGCCGGGGCAAGCCATATCGGGTTCAACTTCTACCCGCCTTCCCCGCGTTTTGTGTCGGCCGAGCAGGCTGCAAAACTTTCTGAAGGGGTGCCTGCAACCTTGCAGAAAGTCGGGGTTTTTGTCGATGCAGATGATGCGTTTCTTGCGCAGATGGTAGAGGCGGGGAAGCTTGATGCGATCCAGCTTCACGGTAAAGAAACCCCTGCGCGCGCTGCCGAAGTATGCGCACGTTTTGATTTGCCCGTCTGGAAGGTTCTGAGCGTGGAAAACGAGGAAGACATCGCACAGGCGGCTGAATACTCAGACACCGCCGATTTCCTCTTGTTCGATGCCAAAACTCCCAAAGGCTCAGCGCTTCCGGGCGGTATGGGGCACAGCTTTGATTGGAACCTGCTCAAAGCTTACCACGGGCCGCTCCAATGGGGACTTGCTGGCGGGCTGACGGCGGACAATGTCGCAGAGGCGATCAACGCCACCGGAGCGCAATTGGTCGACACCTCATCCGGGGTCGAAAGCGCGCCGGGCATCAAAGATGCGGCGATGATCGAGACCTTCTGCAAGGCCGCTCTTTCCTGA
- a CDS encoding outer membrane protein, with amino-acid sequence MKKIALITAALAATAFATPAMAQDAAGEGRVEVRGGLATGGGFDEGFIGAAAGYDFDLGETVFVGGEVSVDKVLVDGSDELYGLTGRIGTKAGESTRIFAAGGRSFTSGEDVWHAGLGVEQKLGGNFYVKGEYRHFFSDFSDIDTFAVGGGIKF; translated from the coding sequence ATGAAAAAGATTGCTTTGATTACCGCAGCACTGGCTGCAACCGCTTTTGCAACCCCGGCAATGGCACAAGACGCAGCTGGCGAAGGCCGCGTTGAAGTTCGCGGTGGCCTCGCCACCGGCGGCGGCTTTGACGAAGGCTTCATCGGCGCAGCAGCGGGCTATGACTTCGACCTTGGCGAGACTGTCTTCGTTGGCGGCGAAGTGTCTGTCGACAAAGTGCTCGTTGACGGTTCTGACGAACTGTACGGCCTTACCGGGCGCATCGGTACGAAAGCTGGCGAAAGCACCCGCATTTTCGCAGCTGGCGGCCGCAGCTTCACCTCGGGTGAAGACGTATGGCACGCAGGCCTTGGCGTTGAGCAAAAGCTTGGCGGCAACTTCTACGTGAAGGGCGAATACCGCCACTTCTTCTCCGACTTCTCCGATATCGACACCTTTGCTGTCGGCGGCGGCATCAAGTTCTAA
- the trpB gene encoding tryptophan synthase subunit beta, whose translation MNQTTPNSFRNGPDERGHFGEFGGRYVAETLMPLILDLEREYRAAQQDPEFQREFDDLLEHYVGRPSPMYYAERLTEELRKDAPKGMGAQVWFKRDELNHTGAHKINNCIGQILLAKRMGKTRIIAETGAGQHGVATATVCARFGLPCVIYMGAEDVARQSPNVFRMKLLGAEVVPVTSGGATLKDAMNEGLRDWVANVHDTFYIIGTAAGPHPYPEMVRNFQSVIGTEARAQLLARTGKLPDLLIACIGGGSNALGLFHPFLDDPDVKMLGVEAAGHGLDGDEHAASLLGGAPGVLHGNKTYLLQDEDGQITEGHSISAGLDYPGIGPEHAWLKDTGRVEYTAVTDDEALEGFQLLCRTEGIIPALEPSHALAAVAKRAPQMREDEIICMNLCGRGDKDIFTVAEKLGVEM comes from the coding sequence ATGAATCAGACTACTCCTAATTCCTTCCGCAATGGGCCCGATGAACGCGGGCATTTTGGCGAGTTTGGCGGGCGCTATGTCGCTGAAACGCTGATGCCGCTGATCCTCGATCTGGAGCGTGAATATCGCGCGGCGCAGCAAGACCCTGAATTTCAGCGCGAGTTTGACGATCTGCTAGAGCATTACGTCGGGCGCCCTTCGCCGATGTATTATGCTGAACGTCTGACCGAGGAGCTTCGCAAAGACGCTCCTAAGGGCATGGGCGCGCAAGTTTGGTTCAAGCGCGATGAGCTCAATCACACCGGCGCGCATAAGATCAACAATTGCATCGGGCAGATTTTGCTCGCCAAACGCATGGGCAAGACCCGCATTATCGCGGAAACCGGCGCGGGGCAGCATGGTGTGGCCACCGCAACCGTCTGCGCGCGCTTTGGCCTGCCTTGCGTGATCTACATGGGCGCAGAGGATGTTGCGCGCCAATCGCCCAATGTCTTCCGCATGAAGCTGCTTGGCGCAGAAGTCGTCCCCGTCACCAGCGGCGGCGCGACGCTCAAAGATGCGATGAACGAAGGCCTTCGCGATTGGGTCGCCAATGTGCACGACACCTTTTACATCATCGGCACCGCCGCCGGCCCCCACCCCTACCCCGAAATGGTGCGCAATTTCCAAAGCGTGATCGGCACCGAAGCGCGCGCGCAGTTGCTAGCCCGCACCGGCAAGCTGCCCGACCTGCTGATCGCGTGCATCGGCGGAGGCTCCAATGCGCTTGGCCTGTTCCACCCGTTTCTGGACGATCCAGACGTGAAGATGCTCGGCGTAGAAGCAGCAGGCCACGGCCTTGATGGCGACGAACACGCCGCAAGCCTTCTGGGCGGCGCTCCCGGAGTGCTCCACGGCAACAAGACCTACCTCCTGCAAGACGAAGACGGCCAGATCACCGAAGGCCACTCGATTTCCGCAGGACTCGACTACCCCGGCATCGGCCCCGAGCATGCATGGCTCAAAGACACGGGCCGCGTCGAATACACCGCCGTCACCGATGATGAGGCGCTCGAAGGCTTCCAACTGCTCTGCCGCACCGAGGGGATTATCCCTGCGCTGGAGCCCTCCCACGCCCTCGCCGCCGTCGCCAAACGCGCGCCGCAGATGCGCGAGGACGAGATCATCTGCATGAACCTGTGCGGCCGCGGCGATAAGGACATTTTCACCGTGGCTGAAAAGCTTGGGGTGGAGATGTGA
- the trpA gene encoding tryptophan synthase subunit alpha, with product MTRLQNAFSKPHAAFVAFITAGDGDTAANLDALVEGGADVIELGMPFTDPMADGPAIQSANLRSLGKGTTTADVLQMAYDFRERHPDVPLVLMGYANPMIRRGPEWFAKAAKGAGVDGVICVDIPPEEDDALGPALRAEGISPIRLATPTTDAARLPQVLEGSSGFLYYVSVAGVTGLQQAAQGSIEEAVAALKAATDIPVAVGFGVREPAQAAAIAKHADGVVVGSAFVDLVGEHGANAPAKLKELTSAMVDAIRTA from the coding sequence ATGACCCGCCTCCAAAACGCCTTTTCCAAACCCCATGCCGCCTTCGTCGCCTTCATCACCGCTGGCGATGGCGACACTGCAGCTAATCTCGACGCGCTGGTCGAAGGCGGCGCGGATGTGATTGAGCTGGGGATGCCCTTTACCGATCCGATGGCCGATGGCCCTGCGATCCAGAGCGCCAATTTGCGCTCGCTTGGCAAAGGCACGACCACCGCCGATGTGCTGCAAATGGCATACGACTTCCGCGAGCGTCACCCCGATGTGCCGCTGGTGCTGATGGGCTATGCCAACCCGATGATCCGCCGGGGGCCTGAGTGGTTTGCAAAAGCTGCCAAGGGTGCAGGCGTCGACGGTGTCATCTGCGTCGATATTCCGCCTGAAGAGGACGATGCGCTGGGGCCGGCACTTCGCGCCGAGGGCATTTCCCCCATCCGCCTAGCCACCCCCACCACCGACGCCGCGCGCCTGCCGCAGGTGCTTGAGGGGTCGAGCGGCTTTCTCTATTACGTCTCCGTCGCCGGGGTCACCGGGCTGCAACAGGCCGCTCAAGGCTCCATCGAGGAGGCTGTCGCGGCGCTGAAAGCGGCCACCGATATTCCGGTCGCGGTCGGCTTTGGCGTGCGTGAACCCGCGCAAGCCGCTGCCATCGCCAAGCACGCCGATGGGGTGGTCGTCGGGTCCGCCTTTGTTGACTTGGTGGGCGAACATGGCGCAAACGCTCCGGCAAAGCTAAAAGAGCTGACGAGCGCGATGGTTGACGCCATTCGCACGGCATAA
- the accD gene encoding acetyl-CoA carboxylase, carboxyltransferase subunit beta: protein MSWLNRVRNSLGFGDQKTSTEKDLWIKCSNCQEMLFVSDYEENLHVCPKCDHHGRINADTRLSLLLDEGFELLPVPQVTEDPLKFKDSKKYTDRLKAARAKSPHADAFITGSGTIDGQPAVVGVQDFSFMGGSMGMAVGEAFCQGAQKALDRKCAYIVVTAAGGARMQEGILSLMQMPRATVMTRRLKAAGLPYIVVLTDPTTGGVTASYAMLGDIHIAEPGALIGFAGQRVIQDTIREQLPEGFQRAEYLHKHGMVDMVVPRHELKERLAAVLEFLQPTDQAA, encoded by the coding sequence ATGAGCTGGTTAAACCGCGTCCGCAATTCGCTGGGCTTTGGCGATCAAAAGACAAGCACCGAGAAAGACCTTTGGATCAAATGCTCCAATTGTCAGGAGATGCTGTTTGTCTCCGATTATGAGGAAAACCTTCATGTCTGCCCCAAGTGCGACCACCACGGGCGGATCAACGCCGATACGCGGCTTTCGCTGCTGCTGGATGAAGGTTTTGAGCTGCTGCCGGTCCCGCAAGTGACCGAGGACCCGCTCAAGTTCAAGGATTCGAAGAAATACACCGACCGCCTGAAAGCCGCGCGGGCAAAGAGCCCCCATGCCGATGCCTTTATCACGGGTTCGGGCACGATTGACGGACAGCCAGCGGTTGTCGGTGTTCAGGACTTCAGCTTTATGGGCGGCTCGATGGGCATGGCCGTGGGCGAGGCGTTTTGTCAGGGCGCGCAAAAAGCGCTCGACCGGAAATGTGCCTATATCGTGGTGACAGCGGCAGGCGGCGCACGGATGCAGGAGGGGATATTGTCCCTGATGCAAATGCCGCGCGCGACCGTTATGACGCGGCGTTTGAAGGCGGCGGGATTGCCTTACATCGTGGTCCTCACCGATCCCACCACAGGCGGCGTCACCGCAAGCTACGCCATGCTTGGCGATATCCACATTGCAGAGCCCGGCGCGCTGATCGGCTTTGCGGGCCAGCGCGTGATCCAAGACACGATCCGCGAGCAATTGCCCGAGGGCTTCCAGCGCGCGGAATATCTCCACAAGCACGGCATGGTCGATATGGTGGTGCCGCGTCATGAGCTGAAAGAGCGCCTGGCGGCGGTGCTGGAGTTTTTGCAGCCGACAGATCAAGCCGCTTGA
- a CDS encoding folylpolyglutamate synthase/dihydrofolate synthase family protein yields the protein MDFGKSDDPRVQAQLERLSALSVPQGRLGLETITALMERLGNPHRKLPPVFHVAGTNGKGSVCAFLRAMLEADGKRVHVTTSPHLVRYNERIRIAGRLIDDGPLADLLKEVLDAGEDLAPSFFEVTIAAAFLAFSRTPADACVVEVGLGGRFDATNVLEPGALAACGIAALGLDHERFLLAPEEGVPKEPMARIAFEKAGIAKKGVPLVTMDYGPVSNREIVAASDRAGAPLKMMHHAWDFRDGPTLAYQDAGGRLNLPVPRLPGRHQFANAALAVAMLRNQGKVTITTEALAEGIVTTRWPARMQILSKGPLIGERTVWLDGGHNPNAGAAIAEAIEGPLHLILGMLDNKNPRALLDPFGDRVRTLQVVPVPDHDCHPASAFGEAAVARKDLENALLNVPPDGSPILIAGSLYLAGEALRLNDEIPD from the coding sequence ATGGACTTCGGCAAATCAGACGACCCGCGCGTCCAGGCGCAACTTGAGCGCTTAAGCGCGCTCAGCGTCCCGCAAGGGCGTTTGGGGCTGGAGACCATCACCGCGCTGATGGAGCGCCTCGGCAATCCGCACCGCAAGCTGCCGCCTGTGTTCCATGTCGCTGGCACCAATGGCAAAGGCTCGGTCTGCGCGTTTCTGCGCGCCATGCTCGAGGCCGACGGCAAGCGCGTCCACGTCACCACCTCGCCCCATCTTGTGCGCTATAACGAGCGGATCAGGATTGCGGGCAGACTGATCGATGACGGGCCGCTGGCGGACCTCTTGAAAGAGGTGCTGGATGCAGGCGAGGACCTTGCACCAAGCTTCTTCGAAGTCACCATCGCCGCCGCCTTCCTCGCCTTCAGCCGCACCCCAGCCGATGCTTGCGTAGTCGAAGTCGGCCTAGGCGGGCGCTTTGATGCAACCAATGTGCTGGAGCCTGGGGCGCTCGCAGCTTGCGGGATTGCAGCGCTGGGGCTCGATCACGAGCGGTTTTTGCTCGCACCTGAAGAGGGTGTGCCTAAAGAGCCGATGGCGCGGATTGCGTTCGAGAAGGCAGGGATTGCGAAGAAGGGCGTGCCGCTTGTGACGATGGACTACGGCCCTGTATCAAACCGCGAAATCGTCGCGGCATCCGATCGCGCAGGTGCGCCGCTAAAGATGATGCACCATGCGTGGGATTTTCGCGATGGTCCGACGCTTGCCTATCAAGATGCTGGAGGTCGTTTGAACCTGCCCGTCCCGCGGCTGCCCGGCAGGCACCAATTCGCCAATGCAGCGCTCGCTGTCGCTATGCTGCGCAATCAGGGCAAGGTGACGATCACGACCGAAGCGCTTGCCGAGGGAATTGTTACCACGAGATGGCCCGCGCGTATGCAAATTTTGTCCAAAGGCCCGCTAATCGGTGAGCGAACGGTCTGGCTCGACGGTGGCCACAATCCGAACGCCGGTGCTGCGATTGCGGAGGCCATAGAAGGCCCGCTTCACCTGATCCTCGGAATGCTCGACAACAAGAACCCACGAGCGCTGCTCGATCCCTTTGGCGATAGGGTGCGCACGCTTCAGGTGGTGCCAGTGCCAGACCACGATTGCCATCCGGCAAGCGCGTTTGGCGAGGCTGCTGTCGCGCGCAAAGACCTTGAGAATGCGCTGCTGAATGTGCCTCCGGATGGCTCGCCCATCCTCATCGCAGGTTCGCTTTATCTAGCAGGCGAAGCGCTGCGATTGAATGACGAGATCCCAGACTAA
- a CDS encoding MFS transporter: MTTQARGIWGAIAPYLEKEALAAFFVGVSSGFPYAMIGATLTTRLAQDGIDKATVTAFTLAFLVYNFKVFWAWVVDGVRLPVIGRMGQRVSWMLFSGTLVIAAVVNLALVDPSESLFATVIAAVLVGVAGATFDIVIDAYRIETLRPDQLGTGSGMSQYGWRIGAAGAGALALVVAARAGWEAAYLACACLALPAMLTALIIGEPTRRTVTIAKKGVADVWQSIAGPFREFLGRYGAWLVLAFILVHKIGDTLANLTFRLLFDDLGYTNDEIAIYDVGVGFWAFMIGIFVGGVLYTKLGLKRSVMLALVLMAVSNLSFAGLAVVGHSNWGMAGAIGFENFASGYGGVVVVAYFSALCDLRFTAAQYALISAGASVVGRLLTGTTAGGLIESVGYVNFYLLTTVLALPGIALFWWMMRSGLVDEAMGSAGREPQ, from the coding sequence GTGACCACACAGGCGCGAGGGATTTGGGGAGCAATCGCTCCCTACCTTGAGAAAGAGGCGCTCGCGGCCTTCTTTGTCGGCGTCTCCTCTGGCTTTCCCTACGCAATGATCGGGGCAACGCTCACCACAAGGCTTGCCCAAGACGGGATCGACAAGGCGACGGTGACCGCTTTCACGCTCGCCTTCCTCGTCTACAATTTCAAAGTGTTCTGGGCATGGGTGGTGGACGGGGTGCGCCTGCCCGTCATTGGCCGCATGGGGCAGCGGGTTTCTTGGATGCTGTTCTCAGGCACGCTGGTTATTGCAGCCGTAGTGAACCTTGCGCTGGTAGACCCCAGCGAGAGCTTGTTTGCGACTGTCATTGCCGCCGTGCTGGTGGGCGTAGCGGGCGCCACTTTTGACATTGTAATCGACGCCTATCGCATTGAGACGCTGCGCCCCGATCAACTCGGCACGGGTTCGGGCATGAGCCAATATGGCTGGCGCATAGGAGCGGCAGGGGCGGGCGCTCTTGCGCTGGTCGTTGCGGCGCGCGCGGGGTGGGAGGCGGCCTATCTCGCCTGCGCGTGCCTAGCGCTTCCTGCAATGCTGACTGCGCTGATCATCGGCGAGCCCACAAGGCGCACCGTTACCATCGCCAAGAAGGGCGTCGCTGATGTGTGGCAGTCCATCGCGGGGCCTTTCCGCGAGTTTCTGGGAAGGTACGGCGCGTGGCTCGTGCTCGCCTTCATCCTCGTTCACAAGATCGGCGATACGCTCGCGAACCTTACCTTCCGTCTGCTGTTCGATGACCTTGGCTACACCAATGACGAGATCGCAATCTACGATGTGGGGGTGGGTTTCTGGGCCTTTATGATCGGGATTTTCGTAGGCGGAGTGCTCTACACAAAGCTCGGCCTCAAACGCTCGGTGATGCTCGCGCTTGTGCTGATGGCGGTGTCCAATCTGAGCTTTGCGGGGCTGGCGGTGGTGGGACACTCGAACTGGGGGATGGCGGGTGCGATTGGCTTTGAAAACTTCGCCAGCGGATATGGTGGTGTGGTCGTAGTCGCGTACTTTTCGGCGCTCTGCGACTTGCGATTTACGGCGGCGCAATATGCGCTGATCTCGGCAGGCGCGAGCGTTGTGGGGCGCTTGCTGACAGGCACCACGGCAGGCGGGCTGATCGAGAGTGTTGGCTATGTGAACTTCTACCTGCTGACCACCGTGTTGGCGCTTCCGGGGATAGCGCTATTCTGGTGGATGATGCGTTCAGGGCTAGTCGATGAGGCGATGGGGAGTGCGGGGCGAGAGCCACAATAA